CCGGAAGGGTAACCATCCTTCATGGCCCTGACCTGCAGGGTCACAATCAATGTTCCCTTCCCCGGCACATCAACAGATAATGCCGCCCCGGCGAAAGGTTCCCGGGGTGTCGAGGATGAGGGTAGCGGTTTCTGTGTCTACCACTTTACGCTCTGCAAAGCTGATCCGCGCGGCGATCACTTTTACCTCCAGGGCGGTGAAGCCTTTGAGGTCTTTCAACGTTTGCGCGGGGATGTGCAGGATACCATCAGCAGACAGTACCGGGTCTACACAAAAGAACTTGTCTGTTCCCGTATAACGGTTAAACCGGAAGCCTGCAATGGCCCCGGGGTTGTTCCTCCCACCTTTGATGATCGTTTTATTCAACCGGTTAACCCGGCTGCCGTCGGAACGGATATCCAGTTCCTGCGCAAAAGCGCTTCGGATAAGCCGCCCTTTCCTGCTGGCAACGCCGAAGCGTTGTGCGGCCTGGCGGGTAGCGGAGGTTTGTCTGACCGTTTCAGGCATGCAGCGCATGAAATGTTTGCCGTTGCGGTTGTAACCGATCAGGTTGCCAACTCTCCCCGTAAAGGTGAGCAAAGATGTTTGTCTGCCCATGAGCAATTGTTTTGGTGCTATCTGAAATAACGCATCCGGGGAAGGAAGGTTCATCCATTTCCATCAAATTGCCATGATTTTATTAAATTTAGGCCATTGTAATACTATTTCTTAACCCTTATTTCAATTGTTATGACAAAACCCTTCCTGCTTCTACTGGCCTTTGCATTCACTCAACTATCTGTAAAAGCCCAATCAGATTGTGATGAACTGAAAAAAGAAAATGAGTACCTGAAAAAGGCCATAAAGTTTACCACTCCCACCAAAACCCTCACTTCCTCAAAGATCGATTTCAACCTCATCAAAGTTGAAGGAAATACGAAAGAGCAGTCAGTGGATATCGTTCTTACGTTAACCAATCGTGATGTTAACAAGAACATTAACCTTAGCAAAGCAGTGGCTATTGATATAGAAGCCAATGAATATGAAACCTACAATACCAAGATTGGCAGCGGAGGCTCGAGGAACAAAATATATACCGACACCCCGGTAAAAACAGTGATCAGATTCACCAAGATATTACCGGGCGTTAAAATGCTGAAATTAGTTCCGATAAGCTATTATGACGAATCAGGAAATACCGTAGGCATCGAATTCAAAGATCTGACCATCGACTGGAAATAGCTACAGCCCCAGCTTCGCATAAGGCACCCGTATCCCCTTCACCCGGTAATAATACGGGTCCATATAAGCACCTTCGCAGCTGGGTTCCCCGCAGGCCGAAAAATTAAGACAATACGTCAGCAACAGCTCATTCCTCCCGTTATCGAACTCGGGATGAATGACGGGCGTATAATACCGGGCATACTTGCCCTTGAAATACTCCGTGATGGTGTACACCGGTATTGGCGCGGTAAACGGCCCCGTTGGTGAACTGGCGGTTGCGATGTATATCCTTCTGGCGGTATCGCAGTTAAAGCCCTGGTCCATCGTCATCAGGATGTACCTGCCGTTCAGGTAAGCCATACTGAGCGTTCCCCTGACATCAGCGATCTTTGCGCCGCTGCCGGTATCGGGACTGCCGGTCCATTCCCGGCCGTTATAATATTCCCATTGCAGCGGGGCATCTTCGCCAAACCTCGCCACATGTACATAGCCGTCGTAATTGAAATGAATGCCCTGCCTGCCGAAGACATATACATACCCATCTCCCGGCCTCACCATACCACCGGAATAAATGATGGCCTTCTCGCCCTCCAGCCCATCAGGCATCATGCGCTCCGCCTTCCATTCCGTGCCCGCGCTTTGCGTTAAACGGTAAAGCGATTGCCCGGTGGCATCAAGGCCATTCCCTTCTCCGCAATGCACATACACCTTGTTACCGATCTCGATGCCGGGGCCGGACCAGGTCCAGGACGTGCCGGGCTGTATGTCAAATACCTGCCGGGGCTTACCGGAGCTGCTGTTGGGGATCGTCATGTTAGGGGTATTATCCGGATGCCAGTCGGTTTTACCCGGTTGTATCAGTACCGAATTGCTATAGCGGTGAAAATCCTGGCATGCGAACATGTTGTTGGGCTGCAACTGCACGCCGTCCCACGCATCCTGCGTGACCCAAAGCACTTTACCCTTATTGGGGCCCCAAGTCAGCGGAATACTGTTCCCCTGATCGAAAGCGGCAGAGCCAAGGGATGTGTTGTTCCGGTTGAAGAAATTGACCACCGCATCATCTCTGTAAGTGTCATGTTCGATCATGGTCATATTCCAGTATTGCCTGCGGTCGTTCGCCGGGGCTTCCTGTATCACCATATCACCGGCAGCGCCTCCTCCGGGAGAAAGCGCCAGGCCATTCTTTTTATTCCGTATCCTGTATTGCCCGGCTTCCTGTTCTTCCAGGCTCCATAACAGCTGATCCGGATGCTGCGGGAGTGTGGCTGACAACTGAATAACAACGCCGCCTGCATCAGAAGGTGCACTCAGCAATTTTCCGCTGTGCAGGTTCCGGATATGATAATACCTGGTGCCGTTCACCGTAGTTTGATAGATCAAATGCCATTTCTGCCAACGCTTTAACGTACCGCCCGGCACGGGGATGCCGGATTGCTGCAGTGTGGCGCTGTCTTTAAACTTTTCATTCTGCAAAAGATCGCCTCCTATTTCAAGGTACTTTCCGGTCTTTATGTGCTGTAGTGTGACGGTAGCGTAATCAGGGATGGGCGGCGTTCCCGCCGGATCGTGATGACCGGTTAACAGGGATAGCAAGAAGCAGGCTACAGTGAGACATCTCATCATGTTACAAAAATTAAATACTCACATCAAAAACCCGTTCTTCGCCTGAATAGGCACAGGAACATTCCCTTCCCCGATCATCTGCAGCAGGTCTATTTCTATCGTACGGCAAATGGAAAGCATCGGCACATCGTTATACAAACCTTCGAACGGGTTTTCCGTATAATCGCCGATCATTTCCATCAGCACATACACCCAGCCCGTTATAACGCCAAATGGAATGCAAAGCCACACACCATTACCTCCTAACTTGCTAAACTCCGCCACGAGTCCGAAAGGTAAGAGGAATACGAAAATGCAGACAAAAAGAAAACTGAAGCTGCCGTACTGCCGGGGGAAGGGGAATCGCTTGATACGCTCTGCTTTGCCCTGTTCTTCATAAAAGCTATTGAGCACCCGTTGCATTTCAATATGCTGCATCATGTTCATGCAGCCGCTGTTGTAGAGCGAGAGCAAGTCAGCGGTTTGCCTGTCTATCAACTGTGTGGCCCTGTTCGCCATCCCGTCGTAAGCATTTCGCTCTTCCTGCTCAAGATATTGCCTGGCAGCCACTTCCGCCAGTTCCTCCTGGTACGCCAGGTCCAGCAGCCGGTGCTGCCGCCGCCGGTTGTAGGAACCCCAAAGCCAGTGCAGGCTCACATGTTCCCAGGGCGCGGGCATGAGCAACTGCTCCCGCAGCGTGTACACATAGGCAATATGCCGGTACACCATTTTCTTTTTCAGCTGATCCAGCTGTCCGGCACTGATCGTCTCACCGGCTGCGAAGTGCTTCACCATCGTGCCCAGCATCCTGCTGTTATTGATGATGGCGCCCCATATTTTCCTGCCTTCCCAGAGACGGTCGTATGCCTGGCTGTTTTTA
This genomic stretch from Chitinophaga sp. XS-30 harbors:
- a CDS encoding RICIN domain-containing protein, producing MMRCLTVACFLLSLLTGHHDPAGTPPIPDYATVTLQHIKTGKYLEIGGDLLQNEKFKDSATLQQSGIPVPGGTLKRWQKWHLIYQTTVNGTRYYHIRNLHSGKLLSAPSDAGGVVIQLSATLPQHPDQLLWSLEEQEAGQYRIRNKKNGLALSPGGGAAGDMVIQEAPANDRRQYWNMTMIEHDTYRDDAVVNFFNRNNTSLGSAAFDQGNSIPLTWGPNKGKVLWVTQDAWDGVQLQPNNMFACQDFHRYSNSVLIQPGKTDWHPDNTPNMTIPNSSSGKPRQVFDIQPGTSWTWSGPGIEIGNKVYVHCGEGNGLDATGQSLYRLTQSAGTEWKAERMMPDGLEGEKAIIYSGGMVRPGDGYVYVFGRQGIHFNYDGYVHVARFGEDAPLQWEYYNGREWTGSPDTGSGAKIADVRGTLSMAYLNGRYILMTMDQGFNCDTARRIYIATASSPTGPFTAPIPVYTITEYFKGKYARYYTPVIHPEFDNGRNELLLTYCLNFSACGEPSCEGAYMDPYYYRVKGIRVPYAKLGL
- a CDS encoding bestrophin family protein; the encoded protein is MIVKKTLGIRAIYEFGGHHLLWLTAWMVLVTALYHFTHWKWITIPWLPLSIIGIAVAFYVGFKNSQAYDRLWEGRKIWGAIINNSRMLGTMVKHFAAGETISAGQLDQLKKKMVYRHIAYVYTLREQLLMPAPWEHVSLHWLWGSYNRRRQHRLLDLAYQEELAEVAARQYLEQEERNAYDGMANRATQLIDRQTADLLSLYNSGCMNMMQHIEMQRVLNSFYEEQGKAERIKRFPFPRQYGSFSFLFVCIFVFLLPFGLVAEFSKLGGNGVWLCIPFGVITGWVYVLMEMIGDYTENPFEGLYNDVPMLSICRTIEIDLLQMIGEGNVPVPIQAKNGFLM